CTCTCAGAATTGCAGCTTCGAACTAAACAAACAACAGGTGAGGAGGGTGCGGCAGTCTCCCAGAAACTCCAGCCGTAAGGCTGCAGCGTCCACTCCACCACACCTCCCCCAAAAACTCTTGCACTCATATCCATCCtgtgccccagctcctgctgCGAAATTAATTGAGACTGTGCAGAGACGCAGGTCTGCCCCTCTCTCGCAGTTAGTGCCAGGTTAGGGAGTGCAAATTGCACATATCCCTGTTTGACCCCCTGGGCGCACCCGATTTTGGAATGGTGCAGAGCGAGGCCGTTCAGTCCATCCTGTCTGCACCAGCTGCCTGAAGAAGCATTGTGACTCTGAGGCCATTCTCTCCTGCATTTTCCTCATAACACCaacattgtttctgtttaaataaacaTCTGACCCCTTCTTGAAACTTTCcgctttaaaataaataaattcctCCATTTATCGAGCGCCTTTCGTGACCTCAGGGATATCCAACAGTGCCTTACAGCCAATTGAAATACTTTCTGAACGCAGAGACCTGTATGACAATGAACAAAGACAAGATGAGCTGTTTTAATTTAGTTTGAGAGACAAATCTAGGTTGGAAGAAAATCCCTGTTCATCTTCCAGTTCATTCTCCCGAGATTGCAGATTAGCCCCAGTTTACGACACATCTGAAAGAAGGCACTCAGTATAGCATTTTTCAAGACTACTTATTGCCAGCCTCGATTGTGCTCAAAAATGTGTTCACTATTGACTTCACAGGTTTACAGACTCTTAGAAATTTCTCTAACTAATTAGATTGTCACCACATGACAGGAGGAAGAATCTGTCCTGATGTTTTCTGTTCAGGAGATATGAAACCTTTCAGCTGTGAAACACTATTTGCATTGAGTTTTGTTGCTTCTTATTTTTGCACTCAAGACACACCAGTTGTTTAAAGGTAAATGGATCGGAAGATAAAATGTTGGAACAGTTTCAGAACTGACCACATCTAGCCTTCATGTCATGAGTCAAGAATGAGTCACCAGTtaagcaatttatattttaatcTCTTTAACAAAGAatcatgctttctatttatccTCCAGTTCAATGAACCACTTGAAATTCTTGCCTACGTAGATCAGAAATTGAGGAACCTTGTGCAACGCATTAATGAATTTGAAGAAGAATATGATGGTGAACTATACAGTATCATTTCATATCGGATAATAGAGATTGAAATTGCTGAACTGAATGAATTGCTCAACCAACTTCAAGAAAAGTGTTCTCGGAACAATGATGAGAGAACTGACCTGGATACACAGGTAACCAGGGCCCAGTGTCAGCTGTGATTTTGTCGGCATGTGTATATGCACATATGAATATGTGTGTGGTGACAGGGCTTGGAGGATGGGAAGCTGCTTGaaattcccatgaatgaatgaaacttaaTTCATCCCAGATTGACAACCAAACTTTGTATctttctgaggaggggtcacttgactcaaaacattaactctgatttctctccgcagatgctgccagaccagctgagcttttccagcaatttctgtttgtatttctgatttatagcatctgctgTTATTTAGGCTTTTACATGAGATCTTTCCCGTCAGTATGGGTCATTGAATTACATAAGAAACTTGACAAGATGACGGTAAGATTTGATTGTGTCATTAGTAACATCTGATTATTTCACTTATCCAGCCAAGTGCCAAAAATGGCTACCATGTTTCTTACATACCAACAGTGAGTAATTGAGTTGGTCTAAGGCACCATACAATTACAATTCTTCGTTTCTTTATCCAACAGGCCCAAAACATTAccaacaaagtagatgaattagaGAAATATGACCGACTTAAAGTAACTCAAGAGCACAAAAGAAATATTATCCTGAAAAGGAGTCTGACCTCGTGCCAGAATGCACTGTTAGTAACACCAACCCCATATGTCAGTCCACAGCCAGGTGAGTACAATAGGCAGAGTTGTACTATCACTgttgtagagaatctaattacTGTCACCATAAAATGTGagaatgaatcttttctgaagttttcTGTTCAGGAGATATGAAATCTTTCAGCTCTGAAACACCTATGCATTGAGTTTTTGGTCGCTTCTTGCTTTTGCACTGAAGAAACACCATTGTTTAAGGGTAAAAGGACCTCTTTACAAaagctgccagaccagctgagtttctccaacaatctttgcttttgtttgtcccttgatatttaatggctttaccatcactgaattcccccattacatacatcctgggagttaccaccTAGCAGAAATTGATCTGGACAGACCACATAAATGCTGTcatcaacaacttctgtttttgtctcttgtCCTAAACTTGGACTTGAGTAGTCAGGgtatcaggttgtaagtttgcttgctgaactggttgatttgttctcagatgtttcatcaccatgctaggtaacatcatcagtgagcctccgtgaAGCGCTGATGTTTTGTCCCACTtgttatttatgtgtcttggtctgttgtggtggatgatatcacatccagttctttttctgagaagttggtaaatggggtccaaacctttgtttgttaatggagtccaGGTTTGAATTcaaggcctcgaggaattcctgtgtgtgtgtctctgtttagatgtcccaggatagatgtattgtcccagtcaaactagtgtccctcttcatctgtgtatatggataccagtgatagttggtcatgtcttttggtggcgagTTGGTGCTCATGcctcctggtggctagtttcctgcccgtctgtccaatgtaatgtttgttgcagtccttgcaggacaGATGatctaaacaagaagacacatcACGCCCAGAACCTCTAGCCACCCTACCATATATTAAAGATGTCtcggagatgatgaccagactacttcTGCCCGTAGGCATCATAGTAGCCTACAaccctaccaccacactgaaaccgCTCCTTGTGAATTTAAatgaccctgtaccaacaaccagcagaatgaacattatatacaaaatactctgca
This genomic window from Chiloscyllium plagiosum isolate BGI_BamShark_2017 chromosome 17, ASM401019v2, whole genome shotgun sequence contains:
- the LOC122558552 gene encoding uncharacterized protein LOC122558552 isoform X2, which translates into the protein MVLLTDVGVRFGFFLILSLASADRDARGEARAAKRCYCDLQMSDGPFPHQQLDELYLISQNCSFELNKQQFNEPLEILAYVDQKLRNLVQRINEFEEEYDGELYSIISYRIIEIEIAELNELLNQLQEKCSRNNDERTDLDTQAQNITNKVDELEKYDRLKVTQEHKRNIILKRSLTSCQNALLVTPTPYVSPQPGAARPAEFLQQSLLLFVPWYLMVLPSLNSPTTFILGITTEQKLNWTSHINTEISNFCFCL